From a region of the Acanthochromis polyacanthus isolate Apoly-LR-REF ecotype Palm Island chromosome 3, KAUST_Apoly_ChrSc, whole genome shotgun sequence genome:
- the patl1 gene encoding protein PAT1 homolog 1 isoform X1, with protein MFRFQSLDEDCTLEEEDEGLVEEEDEIDQFNDDTFGAGAINDDWQEEHKRLAELDERDELAAGLSLGGGGTLGGEPDLGGTQHSSSSSSSSRLPPSAGRLPLPSSLPPLGFSSSSSGLPPPDVEDRPGDGDLAESLARLILEADPAIAGVGAAERPGPPPGPGLSGLHGLDQPRVLQQTSSIPHQHPHHPQLPPGPSASGLPPGPPPSSMLSYQQQQHLMRRGTAPMGQMNSHSIWENSMGFGPVSVTPGLVTHMEDSPLMSIIKEVGLPKRPPQGRNDEGRDLSERVPPPRSSSPVIGSPPVRAVPIGTPPKQPMSHALNHQIHHPTAVHVRAPVQHRYPTPFPERLSPNTLLNIANSPLCRGPFPPRVGPVLSQIQRAQLLNSQVAGFPRGGPGPPLLPGGGGFRPFFGGPPPPHGHRMGPPPPHGPPNHTPPIRHNTTHLHPQHRRMLTQRMQSRGGDRGRTGGDRRSRDPYSNLMTQKEKEWVTKIQMMQLQSTDPYLDDYYYQNYYEKMEKRQERERDSSKKEHTTKLITPQVAKVEHTYRPVQFAGSLGKLTVSSVNNPRKMIDAVVTTRTDDEEKREKQVWNKRRQILYTVEKMYSLLLEVQDFEKRFVQTPEEDRDALVEQHKSNTEQLCSSLMEKEWEDRVSDEQCVMIMSVRKGKRLISRLLPFLPSPQATAVVMAIARNLPALAKKDKQDQVLCWLVEPVSTVIQSLSSSSLTDLLQELQGSEGQLATVLHNKFGVTLLYLILSEGERMQSSDPNCQLMDDNRWTELVFSVTRELLSVPSSALSPPLFTPPNLLSLFSRYVDRQRLELLQDKLQMSALSR; from the exons ATGTTTCGATTTCAG TCCCTGGATGAAGACTGTACgctggaggaggaagacgaggggTTGGTTGAAGAGGAAGATGAAATCGATCAGTTCAACGACGACACCTTCGGAGCCGGGGCCATCA ATGACGACTGGCAGGAGGAGCACAAGCGTCTGGCGGAGCTGGACGAGCGAGACGAGCTGGCAGCGGGGCTCAgcctgggaggaggaggaacgcTGGGAGGAGAACCGGACTTAGGAGGAACCCAgcactcttcatcctcctcctcctccagccgtCTGCCTCCATCAGCCGGACGCCTCCCCCTTCcatcctcccttcctcccctcggcttctcctcgtcttcctccggGCTGCCTCCTCCAG ACGTGGAGGACCGACCTGGGGATGGAGATCTGGCCGAGTCCCTGGCCAGACTCATCCTGGAGGCCGACCCGGCCATCGCGGGGGTCGGAGCGGCCGAGCGTCCCGGTCCTCCTCCTGGGCCCGGCCTGTCGGGTCTCCACGGTCTGGACCAGCCCCGGGTCTTGCAGCAGACCTCCTCCATCCCTCACCAGCATCCCCACCACCCCCAGCTGCCCCCCGGCCCCTCAGCTTCAG GTCTTCCTCCAggacctcctccctcctccatgctcagctaccagcagcagcagcacctgaTGCGTCGAGGCACCGCTCCGATGGGCCAG ATGAACTCTCACAGCATCTGGGAGAACAGTATGGGCTTCGGTCCGGTCAGCGTCACCCCTGGTCTGGTCACACACATGGAG gacAGTCCTCTGATGTCTATAATCAAAGAGGTTGGACTTCCCAAACGTCCTCCTCAGGGGAGGAACGATGAAGGTCGCGATCTGTCCGAGCGGGTTCCTCCTCCTCGCTCCTCCTCCCCTGTGATTGGCTCTCCTCCGGTGAGGGCGGTGCCTATCGGGACTCCGCCCAAACAGCCCATGAGCCACGCCCTGAACCACCAG aTCCACCATCCCACAGCGGTTCATGTGAGAGCTCCAGTCCAGCACAGATATCCTACTCCTTTCCCTGAGCGTCTGTCACCCAACACCCTCCTCAATATAGCT aACTCTCCGCTGTGTCGCGGTCCGTTCCCTCCCAGAGTCGGTCCGGTTCTGTCTCAGATCCAACGGGCCCAGCTGCTCAACTCTCAG gTGGCAGGTTTTCCTCGCGGTGGTCCCGGTCCTCCTCTGTTGCCGGGCGGTGGAGGTTTCCGGCCGTTCTTCGgcggtcctcctcctcctcacggCCACCGGATGGGTCCTCCACCGCCTCACGGACCCCCCAACCACACGCCGCCCATCCGACACAACACCACCCACCTCCACCCGCAGCACCGCCGCATGCTGACGCAGCGCATGCAGAGCCGAGGAGG GGACCGGGGTCGGACCGGAGGGGACCGGCGCAGCAGAGACCCCTACAGTAACCTGATGACCCAGAAGGAGAAGGAGTGGGTGACCAAGATCCAGATGATGCAGCTGCAGAGCACCGACCCCTACCTGGACGACTACTACTACCAG AACTACTATgagaagatggagaagcgtcaggagagagagcgagacaGCAGCAAGAAGGAGCACACCACCAAGCTGATCACTCCTCAGGTGGCCAAGGTGGAGCACACCTACAGACCAG TTCAGTTTGCAGGTTCTCTGGGTAAACTGACCGTCTCCAGCGTCAACAACCCCCGCAAGATGATCGACGCCGTGGTGACGACGCGGACCGACGACGAG gagaagagagagaagcagGTTTGGAATAAGAGGCGACAGATCCTCTACACCGTGGAGAAG ATGTAcagtctgctgctggaggtCCAGGACTTCGAGAAAAGATTCGTCCAGACGCCCGAGGAGGACAGAGACGCTCTGGTGGAACAGCACAAGTCCAACACCGAGCAGCTCTGCAGCTCCCTGATGGAGAAGGAGTGGgaagacag AGTGAGTGATGAACAGTGTGTGATGATCATGTCGGTGAGAAAAGGGAAGCGGCTAATCTCCAGGCTCCTCCCCTTCCTGCCGTCACCCCAGGCCACCGCCGTTGTCATGGCGATAGCCCGCAACCTCCCCGCCTTAGCCAAGAAGGACAAGCAGGACCAG GTGCTGTGCTGGTTGGTGGAGCCCGTTTCCACGGTGATCCAGTCTCTGTCCAGTTCCAGTCTCACAGATTTACTTCAGGAGCTTCAGGGCAGCGAAGGACAGCTGGCAACAGTACTACACAACAAG TTCGGTGTGACGCTGCTCTACCTGATCCTGAGTGAAGGAGAACGAATGCAGAGCTCTGACCCAAACTGTCAGCTGATGGACGACAATCGATG GACTGAGTTGGTGTTTTCGGTGACCAGAGAGCTGCTCAGCGTCCCGTCCTCGGCTCTGTCTCCTCCCCTCTTCACTCCTCCAAACCTGCTCTCTCTGTTCTCACGATATGTTGACCGGCAGCGGCTGGAACTGTTACAGGACAAGCTACA GATGTCGGCTCTGTCCAGGTAG
- the patl1 gene encoding protein PAT1 homolog 1 isoform X2, whose product MFRFQSLDEDCTLEEEDEGLVEEEDEIDQFNDDTFGAGAINDDWQEEHKRLAELDERDELAAGLSLGGGGTLGGEPDLGGTQHSSSSSSSSRLPPSAGRLPLPSSLPPLGFSSSSSGLPPPDVEDRPGDGDLAESLARLILEADPAIAGVGAAERPGPPPGPGLSGLHGLDQPRVLQQTSSIPHQHPHHPQLPPGPSASGLPPGPPPSSMLSYQQQQHLMRRGTAPMGQMNSHSIWENSMGFGPVSVTPGLVTHMEDSPLMSIIKEVGLPKRPPQGRNDEGRDLSERVPPPRSSSPVIGSPPVRAVPIGTPPKQPMSHALNHQNSPLCRGPFPPRVGPVLSQIQRAQLLNSQVAGFPRGGPGPPLLPGGGGFRPFFGGPPPPHGHRMGPPPPHGPPNHTPPIRHNTTHLHPQHRRMLTQRMQSRGGDRGRTGGDRRSRDPYSNLMTQKEKEWVTKIQMMQLQSTDPYLDDYYYQNYYEKMEKRQERERDSSKKEHTTKLITPQVAKVEHTYRPVQFAGSLGKLTVSSVNNPRKMIDAVVTTRTDDEEKREKQVWNKRRQILYTVEKMYSLLLEVQDFEKRFVQTPEEDRDALVEQHKSNTEQLCSSLMEKEWEDRVSDEQCVMIMSVRKGKRLISRLLPFLPSPQATAVVMAIARNLPALAKKDKQDQVLCWLVEPVSTVIQSLSSSSLTDLLQELQGSEGQLATVLHNKFGVTLLYLILSEGERMQSSDPNCQLMDDNRWTELVFSVTRELLSVPSSALSPPLFTPPNLLSLFSRYVDRQRLELLQDKLQMSALSR is encoded by the exons ATGTTTCGATTTCAG TCCCTGGATGAAGACTGTACgctggaggaggaagacgaggggTTGGTTGAAGAGGAAGATGAAATCGATCAGTTCAACGACGACACCTTCGGAGCCGGGGCCATCA ATGACGACTGGCAGGAGGAGCACAAGCGTCTGGCGGAGCTGGACGAGCGAGACGAGCTGGCAGCGGGGCTCAgcctgggaggaggaggaacgcTGGGAGGAGAACCGGACTTAGGAGGAACCCAgcactcttcatcctcctcctcctccagccgtCTGCCTCCATCAGCCGGACGCCTCCCCCTTCcatcctcccttcctcccctcggcttctcctcgtcttcctccggGCTGCCTCCTCCAG ACGTGGAGGACCGACCTGGGGATGGAGATCTGGCCGAGTCCCTGGCCAGACTCATCCTGGAGGCCGACCCGGCCATCGCGGGGGTCGGAGCGGCCGAGCGTCCCGGTCCTCCTCCTGGGCCCGGCCTGTCGGGTCTCCACGGTCTGGACCAGCCCCGGGTCTTGCAGCAGACCTCCTCCATCCCTCACCAGCATCCCCACCACCCCCAGCTGCCCCCCGGCCCCTCAGCTTCAG GTCTTCCTCCAggacctcctccctcctccatgctcagctaccagcagcagcagcacctgaTGCGTCGAGGCACCGCTCCGATGGGCCAG ATGAACTCTCACAGCATCTGGGAGAACAGTATGGGCTTCGGTCCGGTCAGCGTCACCCCTGGTCTGGTCACACACATGGAG gacAGTCCTCTGATGTCTATAATCAAAGAGGTTGGACTTCCCAAACGTCCTCCTCAGGGGAGGAACGATGAAGGTCGCGATCTGTCCGAGCGGGTTCCTCCTCCTCGCTCCTCCTCCCCTGTGATTGGCTCTCCTCCGGTGAGGGCGGTGCCTATCGGGACTCCGCCCAAACAGCCCATGAGCCACGCCCTGAACCACCAG aACTCTCCGCTGTGTCGCGGTCCGTTCCCTCCCAGAGTCGGTCCGGTTCTGTCTCAGATCCAACGGGCCCAGCTGCTCAACTCTCAG gTGGCAGGTTTTCCTCGCGGTGGTCCCGGTCCTCCTCTGTTGCCGGGCGGTGGAGGTTTCCGGCCGTTCTTCGgcggtcctcctcctcctcacggCCACCGGATGGGTCCTCCACCGCCTCACGGACCCCCCAACCACACGCCGCCCATCCGACACAACACCACCCACCTCCACCCGCAGCACCGCCGCATGCTGACGCAGCGCATGCAGAGCCGAGGAGG GGACCGGGGTCGGACCGGAGGGGACCGGCGCAGCAGAGACCCCTACAGTAACCTGATGACCCAGAAGGAGAAGGAGTGGGTGACCAAGATCCAGATGATGCAGCTGCAGAGCACCGACCCCTACCTGGACGACTACTACTACCAG AACTACTATgagaagatggagaagcgtcaggagagagagcgagacaGCAGCAAGAAGGAGCACACCACCAAGCTGATCACTCCTCAGGTGGCCAAGGTGGAGCACACCTACAGACCAG TTCAGTTTGCAGGTTCTCTGGGTAAACTGACCGTCTCCAGCGTCAACAACCCCCGCAAGATGATCGACGCCGTGGTGACGACGCGGACCGACGACGAG gagaagagagagaagcagGTTTGGAATAAGAGGCGACAGATCCTCTACACCGTGGAGAAG ATGTAcagtctgctgctggaggtCCAGGACTTCGAGAAAAGATTCGTCCAGACGCCCGAGGAGGACAGAGACGCTCTGGTGGAACAGCACAAGTCCAACACCGAGCAGCTCTGCAGCTCCCTGATGGAGAAGGAGTGGgaagacag AGTGAGTGATGAACAGTGTGTGATGATCATGTCGGTGAGAAAAGGGAAGCGGCTAATCTCCAGGCTCCTCCCCTTCCTGCCGTCACCCCAGGCCACCGCCGTTGTCATGGCGATAGCCCGCAACCTCCCCGCCTTAGCCAAGAAGGACAAGCAGGACCAG GTGCTGTGCTGGTTGGTGGAGCCCGTTTCCACGGTGATCCAGTCTCTGTCCAGTTCCAGTCTCACAGATTTACTTCAGGAGCTTCAGGGCAGCGAAGGACAGCTGGCAACAGTACTACACAACAAG TTCGGTGTGACGCTGCTCTACCTGATCCTGAGTGAAGGAGAACGAATGCAGAGCTCTGACCCAAACTGTCAGCTGATGGACGACAATCGATG GACTGAGTTGGTGTTTTCGGTGACCAGAGAGCTGCTCAGCGTCCCGTCCTCGGCTCTGTCTCCTCCCCTCTTCACTCCTCCAAACCTGCTCTCTCTGTTCTCACGATATGTTGACCGGCAGCGGCTGGAACTGTTACAGGACAAGCTACA GATGTCGGCTCTGTCCAGGTAG
- the LOC127533242 gene encoding uncharacterized protein LOC127533242 — translation MVQLQLSSLDQLVDSGFGRPFPRHGLQLLFWFANDCVTVESAGVMKLVSNCQPENSLFGFHVFRNVEELLPALKKRRNKKQVSYFEVGNLNTETYPASADLPAYVRENYGLDGNYGDDNSDRIIISYRARSRLVEAVYVTEHDDDAFGRFRADRTFQIHCDLIRVLQDQQLDMSSLLHQMGYYDDVQQQPSVQEVLDVMQTFSGGDFFSGFDWFMEPFNFNQRWTFDTMPSSRAVKPRRSRTKKKTRAVTRSYREPYQEPYQEPYGSYQEPYQEPYGSYQEPYRSYQEPYQEPYRIYQQPYQEPYRIYQQPYREPYRSYWEQIYPVFAGEPKKKDRGGGGGGGLGLMRILLGAGALYLAFRCFRWWMSSCWESDWREAVLRVNPWRVEGGRPPHVMLDYVF, via the exons ATGGTCCAGCTGCAGCTCAGCTCTCTGGACCAGCTGGTTGATTCGGGGTTCGGTCGTCCGTTTCCTCGTCACGGACTTCAGCTGCTCTTCTGGTTCGCCAATGACTGCGTCACTGTTGAATCTGCAGGCGTCATGAAG CTGGTGTCCAACTGTCAGCCAGAAAACAGTTTGTTCGGTTTCCACGTGTTCAGAAacgtggaggagctgctgccgGCTCTGAAGAAACGCCGGAACAAGAAACAG GTTTCGTACTTTGAGGTGGGAAACCTGAACACTGAAACCTACCCGGCGTCCGCAGACCTTCCCGCCTATGTCAGAGAGAATTATGGGCTGGATGGTAACTATGGCGATGACAACAGCGACCGCATCATCATCAGTTACCGGGCGAGGAGCCGGCTGGTGGAGGCGGTCTACGTCACCGAGCACGACGACGACGCCTTCGGGAGGTTCAGAGCCGACCGGACCTTCCAGATCCACTGCGATCTGATCCGGGTCCTGCAGGACCAGCAGCTGGACATGTCCTCGCTGCTCCACCAGATGGGTTACTATGACGACGTGCAGCAGCAGCCGTCGGTTCAGGAGGTGCTGGACGTGATGCAGACCTTCAGCGGAGGTGATTTCTTCTCTGGCTTCGACTGGTTCATGGAACCATTCAACTTCAACCAGAGGTGGACCTTCGACACGATGCCCAGCAGCAGAGCCGTGAAGCCCAGGAGAAGCAGGACCAAGAAGAAGACCAGAGCAGTGACCAGGAGCTACCGGGAGCCCTACCAGGAGCCCTACCAGGAGCCCTACGGGAGCTACCAGGAGCCCTACCAGGAGCCCTACGGGAGCTACCAGGAGCCCTACAGGAGCTACCAGGAGCCCTACCAGGAGCCCTACAGGATCTACCAGCAGCCCTACCAGGAGCCCTACAGGATCTACCAGCAGCCCTACCGGGAGCCCTACAGGAGCTACTGGGAGCAGATATACCCAG TTTTTGCAGGAGAACCAAAgaagaaggacagaggaggaggaggaggaggaggactgggCCTGATGAGGATCCTCCTGGGAGCTGGAGCTCTTTACCTGGCCTTCAGGTGCTTCAGATGGTGGATGAGCAGCTGCTGGG